The genomic stretch ATTTTAGTTACTAAACATAAAGCTTTGAAGGATGAAATAACGCAAGGATTAACTCTAATAAAAGACCAAATAGAAATGGACAaacaagaatttaaattacctaaattatcattttttgtattaatttatagCTTCATTCTAAGCAAATTAAGCAAAATAGATGATAATTTCAGCGGTGTCGATTCTAATAGATGTAAATATTGTGGAAGGAGCCAAAACTTATTACTTGGGGATCAGTTGATTAATGTTCTTGAAAATGTTGCTCTACACAAAGAATGCGTATTATGGTCTCTCCCATTTGTTTTAGAAccaattttaaataatttagataTGGGTTATGAGTCAAAGTttgaaacaaataaaaaaaaaagtgagATTTATTCACCTAAGTACCCCACTTTCGGAAGTATTTCTTGGCCAATTCTCAGGAAACCAATTCACGTAGATATCAATGACATTATAATAACATTGAACGATTTAAACGCTCTTAAATGTTTCTTCTGTGGGAATTCGGGTGCTACCATCAAATGTTCTGGAAATGATAAatgttttaaatattatcatattgattgtatttttaaaggttttcaaaagaataattttgaatattattccaGTTAccaatttaataatatatttcgAGAGGAAAGCAATAGTAATTTAGATTTGAGTATTAGTACAGATAAGGAATCGATGATTCATATTAGATTAAAATATAGAAGAGTTTGGTGTAATGAGTGCTGGGGAATCTACAAAACAATAATTGAGCCAGAAACTAGTTTTTCAGAGGGATTAACTGGCGGAATCTTAAATACATTTGTTAGTATGTTATTGGTCGATATTaaaattgtaaataattttgaatttcaaGAGAGATTACAAATAGTTAATAAAAACACAATTATTGATTCGTTTATAGAAAAGATAATTACTGTTTTTAgtacaaagaaaaaatataactCAAAGATAAAGACCCtaattcagaaattaaaaagaatcCGTGATTCTATTCAATATAGCgatttaaaatttgaatcaaatatagtcaataattcaattattttattggaCCCAGGtgtaattattgaaaataaggATTTCGTAGATGGGaaagaaataatgattttcCTTGTTAACTATAGGGCACTTCGAATTTGGAAGAGTTGcagaataataaataatatatttgaaatcGACAATGCTCTTTCTTTATATCTCTGTTCAACATTTGAGATTAATGGAAGCGTCAGATTTCAAATAGATTGGATCCCAACTACCCATTTCGAAATGAAGAAAGTGAATGAATGGTTGATTACAAATGATTTTAAAGATGATGAATTCTGGAGTAAAATTTACATTAATGGAATTTGCCATAAATTATTCGGCATTCCATTGCTTAGAgatataaatttgaaaaatttatttaacaGTTTTTCTGAATTACTATGCTCAGAATCTCTTAAAGATGTAAGCCGTAGTACATTTGAATGCATTATTtatccaaattatttatcaagTAATTCTTACTTGGACTACTCTAacacaaaaaaaatgcaaTTCGTAAGTGATTGTGATGCAAGATCACAAATATTCTTTGGGTTTAGAGAGGAATTCATTTACAGTTTGGTCAAACGTAAAATAGACAGATTCAGTATAAAAAAGCTCATTTCTGTATTTTACTATAGGAAGATATTCGCTGATATAATGCATCCTGAGTTATGGACTAGTCACAGGCAATATCCTTACCCTGACAAGTTGTCAAAGTATAAAGGATTCGAATTTGAATACTGTAAACTTGGAAGAAATGAAATGAAAGGAGGCAGAATAAACGAGGATTTATTTACTATCATACATGCAGGCAATAATAAAGATCCTGATAACGTGGAATTGATGAATTCTATTCACCAAAGTTTCCAAGAGTCATCTAAAAGAAATAAGATTCTGCTGGAGGATATGGGTCCCACAAAGTTATATAGATATTTAGACTCACTTCCTTATGATAAACGCTTAAATATCAAGAAATCAAGTATTCATGGATTTGGGCTCTTTGCAAAAGAACTGATTAAAACAGGAGAGccaattattgaatatgtTGGCGAGCTAATACGTAATAGCGTTGCAGATAAAAGAGAAAGTCTTTATAAGTCAAACGGAAATCGGGATGGGTCATGCTATATGTTTAGGCTAGATGAATCCAGCGTAATAGATGCGACTAATATTGGAAATCATGCCAGATTTATGAATCATTGCTGTGATCCAAATTCAATTTGTAAAGTTATAAGTATTGATTCGCAAAACAAGCATATTGTAATATTCTccaaaaaaacaattaataaGGATGAAGAGATTACTTATGACTATCAGTTCAATGTTGAGGAGGCTTCAGAGAAAATTATATGCCATTGCGGTGCAAGCAATTGCCTTGGAAGGATGAACTAAATAtggaaaatatttatttctcaTAGATTTTCTCAGATATTCAGAATTAGGTTTGGTTTGCactaatattttctttgatttCAGTAGATTTTGTGAGTCCTTTGTAGCTTTCAATtaacttcaaatatttgTCTTTATCAAGTTTTGCGTCTGAAATAATAgatgaattatttccattaataaCCGTTCCTGCTCTTCTGTATAGTTTATGCattctatttttattgataattgGTTCAGACTTCTGAGAAATATCTGAGTCAACATCATCTATATTGCTATTGTCACTGGAGTCATTTTCAGTTCCATTCATAATTTGTTCACCTCCGATTGCTGATCTTAGGGAAGAATTATCGTTTAGATCGAAGTGATTCATTTCTTTATCCGGGCTAGTGTTGCCTTGATAATCTTGAGTCTTTTTAGATGCAGCTAATTCAATAATCTTGTTATTGCTGCTGATATCATGGATCTTTTGCTCAAAGCTAACTTCAGATTCTATTTGAGATGAACCTTTAAATCCATCATTGACTTTGGACTCACTCTTAAccttatttaaattaaaaaattcttcagTTTCACTTTCAGAACAATGAAAGtctgttttttttttcaataaccaataaataaagtcGATTGACTTTTggatttttttcttatacTCTATGTTAGGACcaaactttttaatattattttcgaAGTTTGAAGttataaaaattttcaaattctctatttctttattaattgaacCTATTTTCTGAAGAAAGTCGACGTCCAAAGATAAAAACTCATTTATCATTTCTTTAAGCCGATTCAAGTTTAATGGTATGTTCAAGTTGGATGTTTTTATATAAGTTTTAAGTAAATTAATccttttcaataaaatttgCGAAGGAAATCGATGATAATTTTCTGAATCATCAATAAACTCAGTTCtttgatatatataatagTAACTACCCAAGTTTAGTTTAATAGCCTCTTCAAATTCCCTATCATTGCTACATTCATCTTTGtgcaatattattaaataatcgTCCTCTTGATAAGTTTTATCATTGTTCGAACAGGACATTTTAAATCTATTTGTATTACCCCACAATAGATAATTACAGGAAACGTAAAGGGTTTTCTCTAATTTTGTTTGTCGAATCctttgatttttttgttgACCTTTTAAGTGGATTAAATGGccttttaattttaatagaCATATAACTTTACACTAATTCCAGATTTGTCCACATGAAAATTATTGTCAATAATgccaataataaatttacacaaagaaaaaatagatAGCTTTTATATATGCACCgaattaattctttgatGCCTTATTAATCCTTGAAATGATTTCTACTGATTGAAATGGCTTTTTGTTTCGAGAAAAAAGTGGATGAACGtgatttttgaattaattagaaATGGAATAAGGCTAGTTCGACTAAAAGTTGGGTCCTTTTCAAGGGACAATTTCGAAGAGTTTACGAGAGTTGTTTATGACGAATATTCAGGATTCCATATAgttgaagaatttgatattGCTGAAAGTGAgtcttttttaatagtttcTAAGGAATGTTTAATACAAAACTGCGAATTTAAATGTTGttcttctaattcttcTGAATATGTCAGGGAAATTAAAAGTGGAgcaaatcaaataaatttggatCCAAATTGTAAAAGCTTATCAAGACAACAAcaatttcttgattttgaatcCACTAAGATAAATGCGCATGAAAGCGGAAGCGCATTAGCATGCATTACCCCCACAAAAACGAGTAGCATGGATATAAGTAGGAATAGGAGGGatgattttttaataaactcaatatttgaagataCAAATGAGccatattttttaaaaggtttaataaattctgaaaaagaaaagtttgAATTAACTAACTTTGTAGATACACCTATTTTATTTCGAGAAGATTGCGTGACTCCGAAGCTCCCAGATTCAAAATATAgacaaaatttaaaaaatgataaaatttgttttaCTCCAGATGGCTTTGATTGCCACTTTGACGATAATACAAAACTAAACGATGATTTTAAAAAGTCTGATATATTACTGCTTCTGAGattaaagagaaaaaaactGGCTATGCTCGAAAGCCAGTTAAAAAGAGATGTAaaactattaaatataaacgGTTCTTCTGAAAATGAAAGCAAACCTGATAACCTCAGCTCAATAGAAAAAATGGTGAGGTGCCCTGCTCAgctttatttcattaaaagaaggattgaaaatattaaggaaaatattgaaaatacaGAAAGGGATATTGCtatattagaagaaaagaCTTCTGAAACTTACTAGGTTATTCAGGGCCAAATATGTATGTTAGTATGCAGTAGGTAACTAATTCTGACTCAAAATTGCGAAAAGTGtacttatttttatttaaatcagcTATTACCAGCTTATCGTCAGATAATTCAAGTTCTACtgatttttttgttttgttgTTTTGgcaattaatttttattttttctttacaGGAGAAGTAAATTATTCCTATTTTACTCCCTGGAATAAAAGATTCTGAATCTTTTCCTATAATAAACCCGGTATTTGCAGGCTCTattgataaaatataaatagatTTTGATAAGATATTTAGATTTCTCCCAAGCTTGGCATTCAGCTCGTTTGGAAGATATTCTATTGCGTTAAAATAAACAAGCATTTCATCTTGAATCTCGTCGCTTTCTAATACAGCATATCTGAAATTTGAACTAAAACTGGATTTTGAAACTGAATTATTGGTCAATAAACCTTGATAATCCATCTTAATTAAAGCtttgttaattttatttctcaTCTCTTCACCGAACCAAGTCGATTTCATAGTTATTCCAAATTCATTAAGTTCATATAACATTTGATTGTCAATGATATTCACtatatctttaattatatatggAGATGCCCACCTAGAAATATCGCAAGTTTTAGAGCTGTAATTGTTTTTCACTTCATCCATAATTTTATCAACACAGTagtaaataattgattCTGAAAATACCGTAATCATCAGGTTGTACTCCGAAATATCTAATTCATTCTCtttgtaaatattattcGATTTTCCAGTACATATTTCCTTGAGAGAATTGTATGCAAGAAATGCCTTTTTGATTATCATAGGTAATAAcatataaataaagttttttttcaaatatttatcgATCAAGTTCCCAATTTTGTCTTCTTTTGATCTactaaaattttttatccCAATAAAGCCTTCAATCTTTGAATTACAACTTGAATCTTGATGGTAGGAGCTGCATCTTGTCCCCGTCCTTTTTTGAACTCTCTccattattttatttcGGGTTTCACAACCGTTAAGCAATTTAACAACCAATTGGAATATCTTCTCAGTTTCCTCATCACTCCATACCATTAATTTATCCATGATTTTTAacttaaataaaatatgtTAGCATGTGCGAATGTAAGGaaaaatttgttaaattatatttcaagACTTcgaatattaaaaatttccCTCATAAGCGCCTGTATTGTTTGCATGCGGACTGATTTTTCAACTATATTACAtgtaaaattgaaaattgtTACTAAGAACCTCATTCATGGGAtttctaaataaaaaaagactTAAAGAAACAAGCGAAAATGAGta from Cryptosporidium parvum Iowa II chromosome 8, whole genome shotgun sequence encodes the following:
- a CDS encoding hypothetical protein (Myb domain containing protein with ortholog in plasmodium); the encoded protein is MDKLMVWSDEETEKIFQLVVKLLNGCETRNKIMERVQKRTGTRCSSYHQDSSCNSKIEGFIGIKNFSRSKEDKIGNLIDKYLKKNFIYMLLPMIIKKAFLAYNSLKEICTGKSNNIYKENELDISEYNLMITVFSESIIYYCVDKIMDEVKNNYSSKTCDISRWASPYIIKDIVNIIDNQMLYELNEFGITMKSTWFGEEMRNKINKALIKMDYQGLLTNNSVSKSSFSSNFRYAVLESDEIQDEMLVYFNAIEYLPNELNAKLGRNLNILSKSIYILSIEPANTGFIIGKDSESFIPGSKIGIIYFSCKEKIKINCQNNKTKKSVELELSDDKLVIADLNKNKYTFRNFESELVTYCILTYIFGPE